The Actinomycetota bacterium DNA segment AGTCTGAACCATCACGTGAGGGTTCACTCTTGAAAATCTTCCGGCGAGATCTGGTCCAGGAAGGCGCGAAACTGCTCTACCTCGTCTTCTGGTTCATCGTCTTCGGGCATCTCCACGCCGGCTTCTTCCAAGACCTCGTCGGCGGCCGTGATCGGCACCTGCAGCCGCAAAGCGAGCGCAACAGCATCTGATGGCCTGGCACTGACTTGGACTCCATTGGCGAACAGCAAAGAGGCGTAGAACACCCCGTCAGTGAGAGCTGAGATCTGAACTTCGCTGAGTTCGGCGCCAATGGCCAGCAAGATGTCTTTCATCAGGTCATGGGTCAAAGGTCGTGGGGGCACTACGCCTTGCTGCGCATAGGCAATTGCCGTGGCTTCCACTGCGCCAATCCAGATAGGTATGACGCGAGTGCCTTCGATTTCTTTGAGCAGCACAATCGGCGTATTGGAGGGCATCTCCATTCGGACGCCGATGAACTCAAGTGCGTGCACAGATCCAGAGTAGTGCTACACCTTCCCGCCGCGAACCAACTCGGCGCGTAGCAATGCCGCATGCAGTTGAACGAAAAGCGCAGCCAATTCGCGAATCGTTTCCTGCGCGCGCGAGCGGGCGTCCTGATCGCGAGGTCGCGTGAATGGCGTGGCAATCTGGTCTAGGAGCCCGCTGTCGCGATCGGCGGTCACGCGGAAGCCGCGCAAATGCCGCGGTTCGACCCCGAACTCCGACAGCCGAGCAACGACGGAGGCGATGGCGAGAGCGTCCTCGTCGTAGTGGCCGGCAGCAGTGCAGACCACCAACCCAGCAGATTCGAGTTGCGCGATCACGGAGTCGGCAAGCCCAACCTGCTCGGCAAGCTCAAGACGGGTGAGCCGAACTCGGCCAGCGCCTGCCCGAAAATCTTCAGGTCGTAACCCTGAGCCAGCCACCGCCACCGGTGACTCATCACTTTCGGCATCCAGGTGTTCGCGGATCACTTTGAGTGGCAGGTACTGATCTCGCTGAAGAGTCAGCACTGCCCGCAACTGTTCGATGTCACGCTCGGAGAAGCGTCGGTATCCGGAGGCAGTTCTCTCCGGAGTCACCAGCCCCTCGGTTTCCAGGAAGCGAATCTTGCTGATCGAGACATCGGGAAATTCGCGCTTCAGCAGAGTCAGCACCTCGCCAATGCTGATCGTTCCCATGATGGGTCGTTGCGCCTCACTCATGAGCCCGGTTCAACTCCAACAAGGAAGACAAAGCGGAAGCGACCAATCTGTAGTTCATCACCGCCAACGAGATGGCGATCATCGACTCTCTTGCGATTGACGTACGTGCCATTCAGGCTCCCGACGTCGCGAATGCTCCAGCCCTCGGCTCCTCGACGAATCTCAGCATGTCTGCGACTTACCGTGACATCGTCGAAGAACAGATCGGCTTCAGGTGCCCGACCGATGGTCACCAGGTCCTTGGATACATCGAGGGGGAACTCGGTGCCTTCACCTGGTCCACGGTGGACTACCAGCATGGCCGTGCCAGGCCGCAGGCCAGGTTGCTTTTGGGCGCCCACTGCGGCTATTGATCCAGAGGTGCCCGTTCCGGTCAACGGAAT contains these protein-coding regions:
- a CDS encoding FHA domain-containing protein, with the protein product MRQCPSCSKSVPEGAHFCPECGINLEVNLDYTGAITNVIPLTGTGTSGSIAAVGAQKQPGLRPGTAMLVVHRGPGEGTEFPLDVSKDLVTIGRAPEADLFFDDVTVSRRHAEIRRGAEGWSIRDVGSLNGTYVNRKRVDDRHLVGGDELQIGRFRFVFLVGVEPGS
- a CDS encoding MerR family transcriptional regulator, translating into MSEAQRPIMGTISIGEVLTLLKREFPDVSISKIRFLETEGLVTPERTASGYRRFSERDIEQLRAVLTLQRDQYLPLKVIREHLDAESDESPVAVAGSGLRPEDFRAGAGRVRLTRLELAEQVGLADSVIAQLESAGLVVCTAAGHYDEDALAIASVVARLSEFGVEPRHLRGFRVTADRDSGLLDQIATPFTRPRDQDARSRAQETIRELAALFVQLHAALLRAELVRGGKV
- a CDS encoding bifunctional nuclease family protein, whose amino-acid sequence is MHALEFIGVRMEMPSNTPIVLLKEIEGTRVIPIWIGAVEATAIAYAQQGVVPPRPLTHDLMKDILLAIGAELSEVQISALTDGVFYASLLFANGVQVSARPSDAVALALRLQVPITAADEVLEEAGVEMPEDDEPEDEVEQFRAFLDQISPEDFQE